A segment of the Atribacterota bacterium genome:
GCGCCTTTCGGACATGATGGAGAAAGAATTTTACAGGAGATATGCGAAAAACACAATTTAGGTCTGTTTTTTCATAATGTTCACAGCTTAAGGGTAGTAGATGTTTTGTCTAATGCTAATCGTGGAATGAATTTAACCTTTCAGGTCAGGGATGGGATTATATCACATGATGGTGAGGTAAATGAAAATACTGTAAAACCGGATAAGAGTAAAACTGAAGAGGATATCCAGGATTACATCAGGAGAAAACAAAAGGGAGAAAAGGCAGTTATTTTCCCCTCAACCCTGGAAGGATGCCTGGTACGTTTTACTGATTCAATATCTTATATCGGGCAGGACTTTGAAGATGCTATACGTATTGGTTTAATAAAAAAAAAGGATTTACCGGAAGATATCAGGGATAAACTTGGAGACAATAACAGTGATATTATTGATACTTTAGTTCGAGATGTTATCGAGCAGTCATATGAAAAAAATGAAATAATGTATTCAAAAGATATTGCTGAATGTGTTTTTTTGCTTAAAACTTTTAATTTTAAACATATATATGAAAATAAGGCTTTGAAAAAGGAAAGAGAAAAAATAAGAAAAGCATTCTTTAGCCTTTTTGATTATTTTGTGAATGCAATTAAAGAGGGAAAAAAAGAGTCAATAGTTTACCGGGAATGGATTTTTAACAGGGGAGAAGATCAGGGCAAAGAATATCTGAATACTTATTCTCCTGAAGAAGTTGTGGTGGACTATCTTGCCTCAATGACGGATCGGTATTTCTTAAATGCTTATGAAAATTTGATATTGGGGAAGTAGTAACCTTTACCCTGGATGGAATATTCTATTATATATAGAAATTTAAAACCAATTTTTTGGTATTTTACAATACTCATAGTTAATCATAATTTTAGAAAAATATTTAAAATATTAAAATAACTATTATTCTATTTATTTAGTATTATGTTATAATAATTAAACTGAAAATTAAGACGCATATAAATTCTTATAA
Coding sequences within it:
- a CDS encoding HD domain-containing protein gives rise to the protein MNEKEFQKYILDAEDKNLSLFATKNSAAQRQTSTSHPLRGPFSRDRDHILYSGSFRRYIGKTQVIYNAASFDEQLANRSIHTLQVSQIARSIGKVLKLNQDLIEAIALGHDLGHAPFGHDGERILQEICEKHNLGLFFHNVHSLRVVDVLSNANRGMNLTFQVRDGIISHDGEVNENTVKPDKSKTEEDIQDYIRRKQKGEKAVIFPSTLEGCLVRFTDSISYIGQDFEDAIRIGLIKKKDLPEDIRDKLGDNNSDIIDTLVRDVIEQSYEKNEIMYSKDIAECVFLLKTFNFKHIYENKALKKEREKIRKAFFSLFDYFVNAIKEGKKESIVYREWIFNRGEDQGKEYLNTYSPEEVVVDYLASMTDRYFLNAYENLILGK